In Aspergillus flavus chromosome 3, complete sequence, one genomic interval encodes:
- a CDS encoding acyltransferase 3: MERTKWLDGLRGIAAAIVAFDHYFMGEVWHPFVSFWADPPEGNRRFVQLPPIRILFSAHAMVTLFMVISGYAISINILKARPSQQYYTRISSAVLRRPFRIYLPVLVMATISQLLFFFNLYNWTFDEDLLKGLEPWKAPWAHIEWLFLYMTDSLNIIAFAYNGGFNGQLWTMPVEFRGSNVVFVLLVGLAAWRPKLRLWFLPLLSLYFLWYGLWDTFGFIWGLFLAERAAAAANPATGNGSTQTTATDDEEKLPFFPLSRSNWKSHLLNRKNFTLARITTTISFLLGYHLLCLGDDGKLTPGYQWLSVFHPAKWHDDWQLIHWCWKVVGSALLVYAIGESPLLQRPFNTRPVQYLGKISFSLYLVHQAIYHLLRDPLRNYLWLLGNGTAYPGSVEAAATDPMSFHVAWWASGIVLGTVVVYAAHYYTIYVDNKCVALTKRIEKWLTS; encoded by the coding sequence ATGGAGCGCACTAAATGGCTGGACGGCCTGCGAGGCATCGCAGCCGCGATCGTGGCATTCGACCACTACTTCATGGGAGAGGTCTGGCACCCATTCGTGTCCTTCTGGGCAGACCCCCCGGAGGGAAATCGCCGCTTCGTTCAACTGCCTCCCATCCGCATTCTCTTTTCCGCTCATGCGATGGTGACGCTGTTCATGGTAATCTCGGGCTATGCGATCTCCATTAATATCCTGAAAGCCCGACCCAGTCAGCAATATTACACGCGGATCTCCTCCGCCGTCCTGCGGAGGCCATTTCGAATTTACTTGCCAGTTCTGGTCATGGCGACGATCAGTCAACTGCTGTTTTTCTTCAATCTCTACAACTGGACCTTCGACGAGGACCTCCTAAAGGGGCTCGAGCCGTGGAAGGCACCGTGGGCCCACATTGAATGGCTCTTCCTCTACATGACCGATAGCTTGAACATCATCGCCTTCGCGTACAACGGAGGGTTCAATGGCCAGCTTTGGACCATGCCAGTCGAATTCCGCGGATCCAACGTCGTCTTCGTCCTCCTGGTCGGCCTAGCCGCCTGGCGGCCCAAACTACGGCTCTGGTTTCTACCTCTACTATCTCTCTATTTCCTCTGGTACGGCCTCTGGGATACCTTCGGCTTCATCTGgggcctcttcctcgccgaacgtgcagcagcagcagccaaccCAGCAACCGGAAACGGCTCGACCCAAACCACCGCcaccgacgatgaggagAAACTGCCCTTCTTCCCATTATCGCGCTCCAACTGGAAATCCCACCTCCTCAACCGCAAGAACTTCACCCTCGCccgcatcaccaccaccatctcgTTCCTCCTCGGCTACCACCTCCTCTGCCTAGGAGACGACGGCAAGCTAACCCCAGGTTACCAATGGCTCTCCGTCTTCCACCCGGCCAAATGGCACGACGACTGGCAACTCATCCACTGGTGCTGGAAAGTTGTCGGCTCGGCCCTCCTGGTCTACGCGATCGGCGAATCCCCCCTGCTGCAGCGCCCATTTAATACCAGGCCCGTGCAGTATCTCGgcaagatctccttctcgcTGTATCTAGTGCACCAGGCCATCTATCATCTGTTGCGCGATCCGCTCAGGAATTATCTCTGGTTACTGGGAAATGGCACGGCGTATCCGGGGAGTGTGGAGGCGGCAGCGACGGATCCGATGTCGTTTCATGTGGCTTGGTGGGCTTCGGGGATTGTGCTGGGGACGGTGGTGGTTTATGCGGCGCATTATTATACGATTTATGTGGATAATAAGTGTGTGGCGTTGACGAAGAGGATTGAGAAGTGGTTGACTTCTTGA
- a CDS encoding putative heterogeneous nuclear ribonucleoprotein G (glycine-rich RNA-binding protein 2) has protein sequence MSSAKVYVGNLSWNTNDESLRQTFSEFGNVLDAIVMKDRETGRSRGFGFVTFSAQTEADAAIGGLNEQELDGRRIRVNLANARPAGGSRNYGGGNGYGGGYGGGYSQGGYQGGGYQGGNYGQGDY, from the exons ATGTCTTCTGCGAAAGTTTACGTCGG aaaccTTTCCTGGAACACCAATGATGAGTCTCTCCGTCAGACTTTCTCGGAGTTTGGCAACGTTTTGGACGCT ATCGTCATGAAAGACCGCGAGACCGGCCGCAGCAGGGGATTTGGCTTCGTCACCTTTTCCGCTCAAACGGAAGCTGATGCTGCCATTGGAGGACTCAACGAGCAGGA GCTCGATGGTCGCCGTATTAGGGTCAACTTGGCCAACGCTAGACCCGCCGGCGGATCCCGTAACTACGGTGGTGGCAATGGCTACGGCGGTGGCTACGGTGGTGGCTACAGCCAGGGTGGCTACCAGGGTGGTGGCTACCAGGGTGGTAACTACGGCCAGGGCGACTACTAA
- a CDS encoding glycoside hydrolase produces MSSSPLISQPTTHPTPVPSTPSSTPPIAQITPGNPGDSTGKVIAGYWQGWNMGKPCATMKPEEIPVESLTHLIFSFRFLAPNTYKVLPMPDTEEGLFRQVTNVKKKNSNLKVLVALGGWTHTDPGPYREVFTTMVSSSANRKMFITNLLSFLTQYGFDGVDIDWEYPGAEERGGRPTDKENFTKLLQEIRQEFQTKYVLTFAAPLASYYLRNYDLKRASEIVDWINVMAYDIHGTWESDKKAAGHTNLTDVNKGVENYLQAGVAPNKLVLGTAFYGRSVKLASGGCTQPGCPFIGPGAEGQCVKTAGYLSYTEIQDIISGGAKPVFDQAGSVQHLTWGGDNWVSYDDPQTIKIKVDYARRKGLRGLMAWAIDMDDEQRSMTKALSGH; encoded by the exons ATGTCAAGCTCCCCGCTAATTTCCCAGCCAACTACTCACCCGACACCCGTGCCCAGTACTCCATCAAGTACTCCCCCTATCGCTCAAATAACACCGGGCAACCCAGGAGACAGTACTGGTAAGGTTATCGCGGGTTACTGGCAGGGATGGAACATGGGCAAGCCCTGTGCTACCATGAAGCCGGAGGAAATCCCCGTGGAATCACTCACGCATCTCATCTTTTCATTTAGATTCCTCGCCCCGAATACCTATAAAGTACTACCCATGCCAGATACCGAAGAAGGCTTGTTCAGGCAGGTCACGAAtgtcaaaaagaagaattcGAATTTGAAGGTCCTTGTTGCTCTTGGG GGATGGACACATACTGACCCCGGGCCATACCGCGAGGTATTTACTACCATGGTATCCTCGTCCGCCAATCGAAAAATGTTCATCACAAATCTGCTTAGCTTTCTAACTCAATACGGCTTCGACGGTGTTGACATCGATTGGGAATACCCCGGAGCCGAAGAGAGAGGTGGCCGCCCAACCGACAAAGAGAATTTCACCAAGCTTCTGCAGGAGATACGGCAGGAATTCCAAACCAAATATGTACTAACTTTTGCGGCGCCCTTGGCTTCTTATTACTTGCGGAACTACGATCTCAAGCGGGCCTCGGAGATTGTGGACTGGATTAATGTCATGGCGTATGATATCCACGGCACATGGGAGAGCGACAAAAAGGCCGCCGGGCATACGAACTTGACCGATGTCAACAAAGGGGTAGAGAACTATTTACAGGCTGGTGTAGCACCAAATAAACTTGTCTTGGGGACGGCTTTCTACGGTCGCAGCGTAAAATTGGCGAGTGGAGGATGCACACAACCCGGCTGTCCTTTTATAGGACCGGGAGCTGAGGGACAATGCGTCAAGACTGCAGGCTATTTGTCTTACACGG AGATACAGGATATCATATCTGGCGGTGCAAAACCGGTGTTTGACCAGGCTGGCTCGGTTCAGCATCTAACATGGGGCGGGGACAATTGGGTCTC TTACGACGATCCCCAGACCATCAAGATCAAAGTTGACTATGCTAGGAGAAAGGGATTGCGAGGGCTCATGGCCTGGGCCATAGATATGGACGACGAGCAAAGGAGTATGACCAAAGCTTTGTCGGGTCACTAA
- a CDS encoding putative exo-beta-1,3-glucanase: MRDFLSLLGLASIIASSSAAVIPSSLAAISSSIGQVSQFTSSDTTSAEIQSGIDSLIVAASGTCSGPIQSAPTSYWLADQDHSGDARGYAPNVNNTDYPVWRNVLDYGARNDGSGNQTSNLQKAINDNGSGGSRKSSGVTRYPAEVFLPGGTYQLGKTLELRVGTIITGDPLDPPVLKAASNFDGDTLVLGYDSGNGNPETSFMTLMRNVVLDTTALSANTKITALQWGVAQGSGLTNVQIDMPTSSTGHTGIYIKAGSTIAVTDVQITGGAVGIKNSNQQVNFKNISFKYCTTAFEAAGGHTALLQGATFETCGTGINMTSNSLGSLVLLDSSSINSGPVVRFHDSSNDSGNRNSQILIQNLSHDNSNAIAVDSKDNIKLGAVSHVDTWVWGNVTPGQYESGISFSTSRPDVLLANNEYFTRAQPTYAEYSNDQIVNVKAVDGYTVKGDGSTDDSASLNAILANNAANCKITYFPYGVYLVKDTLVIPPGSRIVGEAWAVITGAGDAFKDAGSPKPVVQIGHEGDVGVAEIQNMRFSVAEILPGAKILEINMAGSASGDVALWNTIATVGGTAETTIANSCTDQDTSQCMAAFMILHLTKTSSAYIENFWGWTADHNLDGGPITIISTGRGILVEATQGTWLTGTGSEHNWLYNYNLHNAKNVYAGLLQSESPYMQGDGATQTAPAPWTAESEFGDPDFSWCDEDDQKCRTSLATNVDGGSNIFLYNSAAWAFFNGPWDGTYSHQCNGSCQSNMMRVTNSPSNLVWYSISTRKTDVMVLDDQSNPIEYNHPGGWEAIIQAYRQFAWAQ, translated from the exons ATGCGcgacttcctctccctcttaGGGTTGGCCAGCATAATCGCCTCATCTTCCGCTGCCGTCATTCCTTCATCGCTCGCAGCAATATCCTCGTCCATTGGCCAAGTATCTCAGTTTACATCGAGCGACACAACATCCGCGGAAATTCAAAGTGGCATTGACAGTCTAATTGTCGCAGCCAGCGGGACATGCTCAGGCCCTATCCAAAGCGCCCCTACAAGCTACTGGCTCGCTGATCAAGATCACAGCGGGGATGCTCGTGGTTATGCCCCCAATGTAAACAATACGGATTATCCTGTGTGGCGCAACGTCCTGGATTACGGTGCCAGGAACGATGGGTCCGGTAACCAGACATCGAATTTACAAAAGGCCATCAACGACAACGGCTCAGGCGGCAGTCGTAAAAGCAGCGGTGTCACTCGTTATCCTGCGGAGGTCTTCCTCCCCGGGGGAACCTATCAATTAGGTAAAACACTGGAGCTACGCGTGGGCACCATTATAACCGGAGATCCGCTGGATCCTCCGGTGCTGAAGGCTGCCTCGAACTTCGACGGTGATACCTTGGTCCTGGGGTATGACTCCGGCAATGGAAACCCGGAAACCAGCTTCATGACTCTTATGAGAAATGTGGTGCTGGACACCACCGCTCTCAGCGCGAACACAAAGATCACGGCGCTACAGTGGGGTGTAGCGCAGGGCTCCGGCTTGACCAATGTCCAGATTGACATGCCGACCAGCTCCACGGGCCACACCGGCATATACATCAAGGCTGGTTCGACAATTGCCGTTACGGATGTG CAAATTACCGGCGGTGCTGTAGGTATCAAGAACTCTAACCAACAAGTCAACTTCAAGAACATCTCATTCAAATACTGTACGACGGCATTCGAAGCGGCTGGTGGCCATACGGCTCTACTACAAGGAGCGACATTTGAGACCTGTGGCACCGGCATCAATATGACTAGCAACAGTCTGGGTAGTCTCGTGCTGCTCGACTCGTCTTCTATCAACTCTGGGCCGGTAGTTAGATTCCATGACTCGTCCAATGACAGCGGAAATCGCAATAGTCAGATCCTCATCCAGAATCTGTCGCATGATAACAGCAATGCCATCGCTGTCGATagtaaagataatattaaattgGGCGCTGTCTCGCATGTCGACACCTGGGTCTGGGGGAACGTCACCCCGGGTCAGTACGAGAGCGGAATCAGCTTTAGTACCTCGCGTCCGGACGTACTGCTTGCGAATAACGAATACTTCACCAGGGCGCAGCCAACCTACGCCGAATACAGCAATGACCAGATCGTTAATGTGAAGGCTGTTGACGGGTACACCGTCAAGGGTGATGGTTCTACCGACGATAGCGCATCCCTGAACGCTATTTTGGCCAACAATGCGGCAAACTGTAAGATTACCTACTTTCCATACGGCGTATATCTTGTCAAGGATACACTCGTCATTCCTCCAGGCTCTCGAATCGTGGGCGAGGCCTGGGCGGTGATTACCGGTGCGGGAGACGCGTTTAAAGATGCCGGTAGCCCTAAGCCAGTTGTGCAGATTGGACATGAGGGGGATGTTGGAGTGGCTGAAATTCAGAACATGAGATTCAGTGTTGCCGAGATTCTCCCGGGCGCGAAAATTCTCGAGATCAACATGGCAGGCAGTGCATCCGGCGATGTGGCATTGTGGAACACGATAGCCACCGTAGGAGGTACTGCGGAGACCACTATTGCCAACAGTTGCACCGATCAGGATACATCCCAGTGCATGGCAGCATTTATGATCCTCCATCTGACGAAGACGTCGTCCGCGTATATTGAGAACTTCTGGGGATGGACGGCTGATCATAACCTTGACGGTGGACCGATCACGATCATCTCCACGGGCCGTGGTATTCTGGTCGAGGCCACCCAGGGAACCTGGCTTACTGGTACCGGGTCTGAGCATAACTGGTTGTATAACTACAACCTCCATAACGCAAAAAATGTATACGCAGGCCTTCTCCAGTCGGAGTCCCCATATATGCAAGGAGATGGAGCTACACAGACTGCTCCCGCTCCATGGACCGCTGAATCCGAGTTCGGTGACCCGGACTTCTCTTGGTGtgacgaagatgatcagAAGTGCCGTACCTCGCTTGCAACCAACGTGGATGGTGGATCGAATATTTTTCTGTATAACTCAGCTGCATGGGCGTTCTTCAACGGGCCCTGGGATGGAACTTATAGCCATCAGTGCAACGGCTCGTGTCAATCCAACATGATGCGCGTGACCAATTCCCCAAGCAACCTCGTGTGGTATTCCATCAGCACCCGCAAGACGGACGTTATGGTCCTGGACGACCAATCGAATCCTATCGAGTACAATCATCCTGGCGGATGGGAAGCGATTATTCAGGCGTACCGGCAATTTGCTTGGGCGCAGTAG
- a CDS encoding putative amp dependent CoA ligase has product MSLQVPREPLLSLLFQVWKSHPTKAIIRDLSDGYETTVEQFLYDVLTTRERILESLDSQVKDRLKGVDTDVFVGVLVGPGHEFAVLAFALYSIGAVIVPLLIRSHDPNTFVKPSAPALHPEEGKYFLGLCNAALTITVPATKDKAKAISDLTGLPTLNINVTESVRPATLNFSLQPEGGPLINADKGFVLLYTSGTTGTPKGVLHSRRGAETAYVDSIRLFGLTPSDTWAHYSPVHWAAGWLFLFHTILAGACLEFCSSVFSPDWLLERWEKKAGPEDGLTAVFLVPSGLQAVGEKLEAVRKEGPPGRYDRILQGLRGMRLICSGGARVTPELRSEWMELRGGKPLMVAYGMSEVLAFVVAADWDSGVDLPMDCCGRVRRHVHLKLNEAGEICIKSPARFKRYIAEDPTVMNGIFDAEGYWKTGDMGKLEGELVYIFGRSSQDIIRFCGWKILAPEVESELAKHPFISEAIVLGIQDTSAGQLVAALVVINDDTPEGNSLELSAMRRWLAVERQMNAYKLPTVLRLVRKNQELPMTLSGKFIKRRIRDIFFNQEELKSDRVQVHDLSTQEPDIGERPFDWAGIQAK; this is encoded by the exons ATGTCACTGCAAGTTCCCCGGGAGCCacttctctcccttctcttccaggTATGGAAGAGCCATCCCACCAAAGCCATCATCCGAGATCTCTCCGACGGATACGAAACTACTGTGGAACAGTTCTTGTACGATGTGTTGACCACACGTGAGCGGATCCTCGAGTCTCTTGATTCACAGGTCAAAGACCGCCTCAAGGGCGTGGATACAGACGTTTTCGTGGGAGTTCTGGTTGGCCCAGGACATGAATTTGCCGTTCTGGCTTTTGCTCTGTACAGCATTGGAGCGGTCATTGTTCCTCTGT TAATACGGAGTCATGATCCTAATACTTTCGTGAAACCATCAGCACCGGCGCTCCATCCAGAGGAAGGGAAATACTTTTTAGGGCTATGCAATGCAGCCCTTACGATCACGGTGCCGGCCACAAAGGACAAAGCCAAAGCCATCTCTGACCTGACTGGTCTTCCAACCTTGAACATCAACGTGACAGAGTCAGTTAGGCCGGCTACTCTTAACTTCTCATTGCAACCGGAAGGAGGACCCCTGATCAACGCGGACAAGGGATTCGTGCTTCTTTACACGTCCGGAACTACCGGTACCCCAAAGGGAGTTCTTCATTCCCGGCGAGGGGCCGAGACAGCCTATGTAGACAGCATCAGGTTGTTCGGTTTGACTCCAAGTGACACCTGGGCGCATTATTCTCCGGTCCATTGGGCTGCTGGGTGGCTGTTCCTGTTTCACACCATTCTGGCCGGTGCGTGTCTTGAATTCTGTAGCTCTGTGTTTAGTCCGGATTGGCTGTTGGAACggtgggagaagaaagccggACCAGAGGACGGCCTAACGGCTGTGTTTCTTGTTCCTTCAGGGCTTCAAGCCGTCggagagaagttggaggCGGTTCGGAAGGAAGGCCCACCGGGAAGGTATGACCGTATTCTTCAAGGTCTGAGGGGAATGCGCTTGATCTGCTCTGGAGGTGCGAGGGTGACCCCGGAATTGAGGAGTGAGTGGATGGAGCTGCGGGGTGGTAAGCCCTTGATGGTAGCATATGGGATGTCTGAGGTGTTGGCGTTCGTCGTTGCTGCTGACTGGGACTCGGGCGTGGATCTCCCTATG GACTGCTGTGGTCGGGTCCGTCGCCATGTGCATCTAAAGCTTAATGAAGCAGGTGAAATATGTATCAAATCCCCTGCGAGATTTAAAAG GTATATAGCGGAGGACCCAACTGTAATGAACGGGATTTTTGATGCCGAGGGATATTGGAAAACCGGGGACATGGGTAAGCTAGAAGGGGAGTTGGTTTATATCTTTGGTCGGTCGTCTCAGGACA TCATTCGATTTTGCGGGTGGAAGATCCTCGCACCGGAGGTCGAAAGCGAGCTGGCTAAACATCCATTTATATCAGAGGCCATCGTACTCGGCATCCAGGATACCTCTGCCGGCCAGCTCGTCGCTGCGCTTGTGGTTATAAATGATGATACTCCCGAAGGTAATAGTCTGGAACTCTCCGCAATGCGCAGGTGGTTGGCGGTCGAGAGACAGATGAATGCATACAAGTTACCCACGGTCCTGCGGCTGGTCAGAAAGAACCAGGAATTACCAATGACGCTGTCTGGAAAATTCATTAAGCGAAGGATCCGagatatcttcttcaatcaaGAAGAACTAAAGAGCGATCGCGTCCAGGTGCATGACCTTTCGACTCAGGAACCGGACATCGGCGAGCGGCCATTTGACTGGGCGGGAATTCAGGCGAAATGA